GAGGGAGGCCCCTTCCCTGGGGCTCTGGGGAGGCACCTGTGAAGACAGACCTGAAGCGAATCCCTGACAGCCCCTGCCCTGCTGTGAGTGGGCCTGACTCCCAAGTCCTGGCCCAGCACCTCCAGCCCCCTCTGGCTTCTCACGTTCCTGCACCATCTGGGCTACACCAGTCATTTCCTTTCCCACACTGGCGCTGCGCAGGCTTTGCTTGGTGACCGGCCCCACCTGACCGGGCAGCTTCTCTGGAGCTGGAGCCTGGGGACCCACACAGGAAATCTCAGCCTCTCCAGCCAACTCTTGCTTCTTCTCCTTTGAGTCCACCCAGAGTCCAGGAGaaggtgtggggagaggggcaaTGGCCACACCCTGAGTCCCATCTAGAAGCTTCTCTGGGCTTGGCACAATGAGGTCCTTGTCCCTCTCACTGCTCCCAGCTCTTGCCTTTTCTCCTGGTGCACCCTGGGGCCCATCGGCAGTCAGGGCTCTGAGCCCAGCCTTCTCAAAGATCTTGGTGATGTGCTCCCTGAAGTCAGGGAAGCCACTGACCGTGCTAGTCTGCTTGGAGCGCGCATGCAGACCACCCGATGTGCCTCTGCTCAGATCCTCGGGGGGTTCTACCATCCTCTCCCCAATGCTCTTTGTCCCCTTTGCTGTCTCACCCGCCATGCCCTCCTCACAGGCAGGGGGTGCTGGAATCTCATAGGGTTTGGCACCTGCTGCTTTCTCCTCCACTAGCATGTGCTCACCCTTGGTCAGAAGTGGCATCCTGTCCAGGTAGGGCATGGAGTCCACAGGTCCCTCAAGAGTGCCAGCTTTGGAGCTTCCACCACTGGCTTGTGCCCCAGTGATTTCCCTACCTGTAGCTGCTGGTTGTGGGAGGGAGGCCGGGAGGCCCAAAGACAGCTTCATGGAGGTGGCATTTTCCAAGGCAAGCAGAGGCGCCTCTGTGGGAGAAGTGCTTTCACCAGGAGCTCTGGGCCCTTGGGAGGAGAGAGCTTTCTCTCCACTGTCTTCTGCCCCTTCCCTGGGAGCAACCTCCACATGCAGGTAAGGAGGGTCAGGAGCAGCGTCTTCTGGTGGCCCAGATAGCAAGAGCCTCTCTGCGCTGGAGACAGCCTGTGCTTCAGGAATCTCTGCCATGCTCCTGTGAATCCCACCCAGCTCTCCGGCTGGTGGCAAGGCATCCTGGCAGCTGGCCGAAGGCTGCTCAGCTTGGCAGGGCTCACCTGGGGCAGAGGTAGAAGTTTCCTCCCCAGGGGAGGGGCATTGCCCAGTATTAAGGAATCCAGCATTCAAAGCAGCTTCTCCTGCGTCCTCTGGAGCTGACTGCATCCCCAGGTCCCCTCTGCCAGCGTTCCCACTGGTCTCAGCAGCTCTGCCTTGCTCCTGGGCTGATGGGAAACTTCCAAGAAGCTCTCGGGCCTCGGCATCCGAGGTGGCGGGCTGCTCCATTTCCTTCCGTGGGGCCAGCACTGGCCGCTGTCTGCCTCCCTGGGTTTCAGCACCTGACTCTCTCTCTGGGGCATCCTGGGTGGTTGTGACGCTGGGGCTGGCGGGTGCTGGAACTGGCGGGCAGTGAGCTGCATCCAGGAGAGCCACGGGCTCAGGCTGCCGAGGCGGAGTCCCCACTGTGTTcgcacttgtcttctctgttttactCAAGCCCTCGAGCAGGCGCCGAGTGTCAGCGGCTTCAGAAGCTCCTCCATCACCGAGACATGCTTCTTCATGCTGGCTGCTGACTTCCAGCGTACCCACCAGCTCTTGTCGGGACTTGCTTGGCCCTTGCCCAGCACAgcaattttcctttctgttcaaGTTACCTGCAAGAGAGGACTCTTCGGAGGTGTCTGCCGCAGGAGGCCCCACCCCGGACGGCCGGCGGTCACTGCGTGCTCCCTCTTGCCCATTCTCCCCTAGGGCAGGCAGCTCTGGGCTTACTGGTGCTGACAACTCCGACTGCTCTGTCGCAGGGCTCTCCAGAACCGAGTCCCTGGCAGCCGATCGTGTAGCATCAGACAGACTGTCTTTGGGGTGCTCCCTCTGTAGCTCCGATCTGGAAGCCTGCTCCTTTTCTCCACAAGTGGGCAAGCACGCATCCTCCTGAGGTGTCACAGGTACGTGGATTTGGGAAGAATCTGTGCCCAGCTTCTTCAAACCTGGATCACCTGGATAAGTCTCTTCCCCATTTTTACACACTCGGGTCTTCTCCCTGAGCATATCAAAGATGGATGCATCTGGGTCTGACTGGGATGGCTGGAGATGATTCTCAGAAGGTACTGAGGGCCTCTCAGGTGCAGCTACTCGTATGCAGCTATCCCCTGGGAAGGACGGGATTCCTTGCTGACTGTGCTCCAGACTGAGCGACGTGAGCCCGCTGTCCATTGCCAAGTCCTCCCCCTCAGGGGGCTGTGGCCCATCAGCCCGGGCTTCCTGTCCAGCTGCATCATGGCCCAGCCCACAAGACCGGTCTGGGGATGCCGGCAAGCCCGCCTCCTCACAGTTGTCAGGTGTCCGCGCAGATGGGTGGCTCATGGCCTTTATTTCAGATCTGCGCTCCACCTCCTGGGCTTTAGGGACAACCTCTGCAGCAGGAGTTGACAGGAAATCTGATTTCTCAGATTCCAAGGCAGGAAGAGAGTCCATTATTCCCAATCCCCCCAGGTCCTGGAGGGTGTGGGGACATTTGGTCTGCAATCTGGGCCCCTCCCAGCCAGCTCCCTCGGGAAGAACATGCTCACCAGctccgtccggccccgggatcAGGATGCGACCGTTCTCATGGAGCTTGGGCAGTGAGTCAGATGCATGGGCCACTGAGCTCCGAGCTGCGCCTTCTGATACAGAGCCcagcctgcctgtgggctgggggccCTCCTCACGGAGTGGCTGTGCTGAGTCTGTGCTGGGAAGGACTTGGCTCTCCACAGTGCCGTTCAGCTTTGAAATCTCATCTTTCTCCACCTCTGGGTCAGGCCTACAGCCAAGGGCCTGGGGTTGCTCTCCCTGTGGGTTTTCAGGATTCGCACTGGGTAGCTCTGGGGCTTCTTCCTGTCCTCTAGGGCTGGCCTCTGGTAGTCCACTTTCCTCATTGACCACAGCTGGGCTTTGGGGGGCCTTGGCTTCACGCTCTGGTCCCAGGGCACTTTCATCTGATGTactggggagaggagggggcaGCACCCCTTGTTGGACTTCGTGGCCTTGCTCCTTAATGGAgagctctcccctctcctcctgggGCAAAGGGGGAGGAACCTCTCTGGGGATCCCTTCTGGATGCACTCCCGCTCTTCCAAGATCTGATGCACACTTCTCCTGTCCCCCCAACTCAGCACCTGCCAGCTCTTCAGCCGGAACTCTAAGAACTGGTATCTCAGCCCCGTGAACCATCTCCCTGGCCAGCCAGCTGGGATTTGCTGCAGCCGCAGAGGCCCAAGTGGCCGGCTGTGGACTGAGGTTTGGAGCTGGACGCACTTCCTCTGCCGGTACATGCGGGGACTGCTCAGCACTCATGAGCAGAACCCCTTCGGGCTGGTCACCTGGTGGTGCGCAGACAGCATTACCGGGCTGGGCTCCCCACCCTCTTGTCTGCGAGGAATGCTGAGCATCACTGGCATCCAGAGTCTCCTTCCTagagcctccagcccctggcgcCAGGGCAGGACGCAGTGACCCCCAGGGCAGCTCTGTGCAGGGTAGATGTGCTCCCATTTGCTGCTGGCAGATTTCCTGGGATGCAGCATTTATGTCCTCTTCTTGGGAAGCCCCTGAATTTTTCCTAGTAGAACCGCAGGGCTTGAGGAAAACCGAGTCATCAGCCAAGTCTTCAGGCATCACCTCCACTTggcatttttctctgtctgaggCTCTTGGGGCTGGATCTTGCAGGATTGGGGTCTCAGTTTTTGTGGGGGACTCCTCCAGGCCAGCTGAGCTCTCCTTGCCTGGGTGGGCTGCAGCAGGGGCCTTGGGGACCACCCCCTGCCCAGACTCTGTGGGGGGAAAGCCACCTGCAGCCTCCTTCCCTGGTGACCCGAAACCACCTGGCTGGCTGACCTCCGCACATGGCTGCTCTTTCAGAGGTGCTGGTGGCCTTCCTGGCTGCTGTTCAAGGTGACTGGAGGAAGCCGCTTTATCAACCTCTTCCTTCATGCCTCCCTCTCTTCCGGCACTAGGCACGATGGTGGCCACACTGCCCCAAGCAGAGCTGTCCTCCTCAGGGACAAAGGCTGCCAGGGCCACCCCTGGGGCTTTGGGGGAAGGTTCCCTCCTGGAATGTTGAACGAGGGGCCAACCTTCAGGTGCTTCTGCCGGGCTTTCCAAGCACCCTTCTGGGGAGCCCTCAGCAAAGGGCATGGTGGCTGAGTGGCACTCCTGCtcccagggggagggagggctgggcagtGGAGAGCTTTCTGGACCCCTGGCTTCCTGGGGGCACTTCCTTGGCTCAGTCACCTCTGGGCACACGGTGCACGGATCCTGGCTGGCAGCCCTCTCAGAAGCGGAGCAGGAGCCTCCACGCCCACACCTGcgaataatgaaaacattttgtttcaTCAGGTCTCAGGGATGTTGAGGACGAGGCCGCATGACAGGCCAGTTCTCTCCAACCCTCTCGCCTTTAACAGCCACAAGACACACCTGCCCATGCACCTCAGTCCTCTCCATGAAGGCTGCCCCTAAGGCCACTCCTCCTATAACCACTACACATGCTCTCGTTATCCCCAAAATCGAAGCAGGGAGCCCCAAATATTCAGTTTGGGGCTTTTCATGTTGGTCAGTACTGAATAGGGAAGTATGGAAACTAATTCATAATCGTCTAAACTGCAGGAACTCCAAAAGTTTTTAGTAAGTAGAGAGTTTGAATTAGTTTAATGTGGGTTACAAAGAGATCTCAAACACTTCTGAGGATGCTTAGATGTTCAGGAAAAAAGCACAAGTGGGTAAAGTCatgcttcaaaataaaaagctattcTTGGTAACTGTTTACTTGACTCCTCACATTCAAAGGTGGTACTGTGAGGGGCATAGCCCCCAAATCAATCTATTTAGCTGTGGAATTTCTGCAAATGACTGATATGTAAAATTCTTGGGAGCTGAATTACCTTTATACCCATATTTGTCTTAACTTGAACATATTTTGCTGGACAATGTGTGAAGAAAAACTATGGCTCAAATTATGGACTTGCTATAGATAACTAACTACCTAGTTATTGTAAACTAGCCTATTACCTGGCATATTTTGACTGTATTTCTAATTccgtaatattttattaaatgcatttctaaactttaaaagtaatacatggcagatacaaaatttagaaaatgtagaaaaaatatcTCCCACATGCTTGCCACTTGAAGCGTTCTGGCGAATAACATTTTTCTCCATGTGATTTTCTATGGgatgtaatttttgttatttttacataGCTGTGATTCTGTATACTTGCTATGATCAAATATCTTTTGCTATCAAGAGAAATTGCTAAAGGCAAAATTAATAGGAGTATGTCTTTCCTAAGGCTTTTACCATGATGTTTAAAAGAAGATTTGTGGAATCTTCTTGTAActgttacatacacacacattcacatgttCATAGACCCACAGTGTCTTGGATATGACCAGAGGAAAGATCCTACCTGTTTCACTACCAAAACTCTAGCTTCCCATGCAAGGTGAcgcatatatatttttagtgaGAGATGCATACAATGGGAAGGTGAAGtacattccttttaaaaatttagaaatccaTGTCATGGAgtgaattgtgtccccctaaaatCCATGTGTTGAAACGCTAGCCCCCAACATGACTGTACGTGGAGAAGGGGCCTTCATGGAGTTAAAGTTTAAAAAGGTCTTAAGAGCGGAGCCCTGATGCAGTAGGACTGGGGTCCTTCCGAGAAGAGGGAGACAGCAGGAGCGGGCTCGCGCGGggaagacacagcaggaaggACCACCTGCAGCCAAGAGGGGCCTCACCAGAAGCCACCTCTTCTGGCTCCGTAACTCGGaattccagcctctagaactattAGGAAATTAATTCTGCTGCTGAAGCCACCCTGTCTGTGGTGCTCGGTCATGGCAGTATGAGCGGACTAATGCAATGGGTATATGCACTTTACATTGAACTTTGCAATATTTTTGAGGTTCCAAATTTTCCAAAGTGAAACGTTGGGACAATGATAATGGATGAATCCACTGGAAGTAATGCTTTTGCACGGATGATCTCCATTAACCCTGAGGAGAGCCAGCCGAGGTGCTATCACGCCATTTCGTAGATGAGAATTCTGAGAACAGGTTAGGCTTGGATTCGGCGGGCGTCTCACTCCATGGGCCATGATCTTCTCACTCACTCTCTGCTGCCTCGGAGAATAAAAGCTTCCAAGGAGGGAGTCCCAAATTCATCTGTTGAAACCTGTTCCCCAGGGTGATGGTATGAGGACGTAGGGgctctgggaggtgattaggtaaTGAGAGTGGAGCCCACATGAATGGAAGTAGTGTCCTTCTAGAAGAGACCCCAGAGGGCTCCCTCACCCCTCTGCCtttgaggacacagtgagaagacggCTGTCTGAAACAGGAAggaggctctcaccagacacggAGTCTGCTGGCCCCTTGATGCTGAGCTTCCCGGCCTCCAAAACTATGAGCAACTGACATCTGTTGCAATAGCCACTCACCCTCTCCTCTTTACCTgaccccactccagcctcttGCCAAGCCCCTCACCTACGAAATGTTCGTGACATCACACAACATCCTGGAAGGAGGTGTGTACGCATCATCACTACACCAGTCATCCGCATTCAAAAAGGAGATTCAATCACAGGAATAACTAGATACCTATTGCAGCTGATTTCTATTGCTGTTATAATAAATTGCCACAGAATTAGTGGCTTTAGACAgtacaaattaattttcttacagttctataGGAAAATGTCTGACACGGCTCTCACTGGGCTGATATCATGGTGTCAGGGGGCTGTGTTCCCTTCTGGAAGCCCTAGGGACCAAGGCGCTTCCTTGCTTTTCCAGAGGCTGCCCACGTCTGTGACTCACAggctcttcctccatcttcaaagccagcagcgcAGAATCTTCCTCCGGTCCATCTTAGATATTTACATCAATTTCAGGGATTAAGAAGAGGACATccttgctgggggctgggggcatcTAAGATGGACCGGAGAGTGAGGCAGCTACTGTCTCAACCAGATTAGCATTTTCAGACCTAAAAGCCGAGCTAATGAGGGCAAAGAAGAGAAACATCAGAGGGTAAGTTAGGTGAATCCCTCCAATCCTCAGATGGTCACGAGGGCAGCCGCACCCACGCAGAGCCCTGGCCCAGCGCTGCTGACCTGGGTGAAAACACCCGGGTGTGGGTAACGCCCTCAGCCTGGCTTCACTAAAGTACGAGGCTCAGAGGGCTCACCAACCACAGGGCTGTTGTCTCCATGGATTGTTCTGGAACTGCACCTCAGCACTCTGCATGTGGCCATTTTCCTTGTAACAAGCACTTTACATTGAACTGTGTCCCACCCATTCACTAGGGGTCACATTGTTTAGTAGTAATGAGATTGATGGTGTGCAGTTCAGAAATGAAGCGCTCCTATTGATGTCTGCTTGCTCAGGAAGCCCAGATCACAGCCTCCTCCAAACCAAGCTGCTTCTAGTCCCCGCCTCTGACTGGGGAGTGTGTGGGTTACCTTCAGGCTGGCTGAAATCACTGTTATATGGGGACAAGATGGCAAATTCACTTGATTTGGGCACCTTGAAAACTTACGGATCTTACCAGGATCAAATTCCCATTGAGTGTGAGGCACACACTCCCCCAAAGTAAGGATCTAGCTTGGTTTATTTAGCACAAGCTGATCACCAGCAATCCTTTTGACTGCCCATCAGAAGCAATTTTTAAAACCAGATTAAAGACACTCACGAGGAGCAGATTTGCCTTAGGGCAGGAAAAATTCTAAGAACTCATCTGTGAGGGCCCTGCCTTAATTGAAACTTACATAATGCCCTTTATACTTTAAGTCTGAGTCAGAATGTGTGGAGGGGGTTCTGCTCAGAATCCGAAGGCTAGCTCTTGTGGGCTGGGCAGTGTGGCCCTCTCACAGGAGGCTTGCAGTTCAAAGGTGGTTGCTGCCTTTAGGTTGAGGTCAGGAGGGCACACAGATTGCAGACCACGGCCCCCAGCATGACAGTGGGAGAAGCACAGTAGGGGGGTTACTGGGGAGCCCAGGTGATTTGCTGCCCCAAAGGTCTGAGCAGACTATGGAGAGGTAGAAAAGGTCCTCCCTACTACCTTAGCTGGACGATCGCATCCACATGGGTTTCTAAGTGCATAGTTTTGAAGACATACCCATGAACAGACTGGGGATGCTTAAAgggagtgagacagggaccatggatgtagtcagagtagggtgagggcctccggagggggcagggcaggatatttgcagtcagagcaatgtaactacatgcaaagaaacccccctactaaaactctgttaaacattgagctctagaatcattcttcagtgagatcagttgatgttccccagataaagaagagtagcacatgttttattatgctaatcatttgtagccatgtgtaagattcactttagcctAGGCCGATGTGCTGTCTTTcgtccttcagatctgatgaagtgattttgcaaactgagcaactaatttagcaagtaagcccaggcataaacaacacagtaaaaggcaagaaggattccaccttaaagataagattgcattttaatacccaagaagttaagatgttagaaattcttaccttactctttagcaaacaattcctcagcccaccttgggggctgggcaggtggccttgtttcatatgctcccagaccaagatgctggtatctcagagagaaatcatcagaggaagttgcttgtgttaattctaaatattcagggaccacttaacaagtccacgcccctaagtttttttcatgttctcaaaaaatcctcaactgcctataaaactcctagacaaagcaccaccacgggctctcttgtcccctcttggcatgagccaggagctctattctctcactttatctctaaataaaagcctgtaccttgctctcttaCCCTGAGTGTTTGTGAAACTCactcttcggcttcgtgaacaagaaccccggcaccaGGAGGAAGGAGGCCGGTTGAGGAGACACCAAGCCTGGACCCCACACTAGCAGGCATTAAGGGGCCCAACACAGCCATAAAGACAGACTGTCAAGATGGGGAGTTGACAgtactgagcatttactaagGGCAGGTGGTGCTAAGTACTTTCCAGTTACGATTGCATGTAATCCACATGGTAGCCTGGCAGAGTGAATGGCCCCCCCATGCACACATCGAGAAATATTTCAGAGAGGTTCAAGCCTGGACCTGGGGTTGCAGAGCTCCAGTTGCAGGGCAAGATCAAGCCCTGTACTGTCCAGCTCcagggccctgcctcctcccttttCCCTGTACTCGCTGCATCAAGGATGGTGCCACAGTCTCTCTTCCCATCCTGTTGGGTCCTTATCATTCTACTCCCAGGATGCAGCCAGAGCAATGAAGGCTTGATCCTGTCACTCTGCGGGCAGACTCTCCAGTGGTTTCGACCAGCTGTGGCCCCAGCTTACATTCCCTGCTCTGTTCCACCCAGAGCTCCCCACCCCTGCAGCTGCCTGGGGGCTGGAGGCCTCCTGCTCCTCCCAGCACATGTCAGACCCAATCATCACTCCTCACAAAGGCTCCCTAGCCTGGCCTTTGGGATCAAATCTCCTTTCCTAGGCCCACCCAGTGATGGCACTGGTCACCGTTGCCATCATGATCAAGGACTGACGACGATTTCCCCCACTGGAATATAATGGAAACTGGGTCTTCGATTTCCCCCACTGGAGTATAATGGAAACTGGGTCTTGTCTATTTTCAATACTGCATCCCCAGTTTTtttacctggcatatagtaaacatTGAACATATGGATGTATGAgtagatggaaggatggatggatggatggccagtgggagggtggatgggtagatggatggatagttggatggatggatggatggatggatggatgcatgcatggatggatggatggatggatggatggatgcatagaTGGATGCATAGATGGCGAAAtgtttgggtgggtgggtggatgtaTGGTTGGTTGGGTGGGTGGATGCACAGATACAACTGAAACCAAATCAAGGATTCTAAATATGTGGGAATGCTCCCAAATCATGGTGGTCTGATTTGAAGATTAGGAAAGTTCTTTTCTTCCATACCATCATAGCATTCTAGTAATTTGTTAGTCAAAACCTcttaatttacagatgaggaaactgaggctcagaaaagacaaAGTATTTTTGCTGAAATGCTTCTGCAAAAGACAGGAGGTTTTGGCAGCATTTCTCAACAACAAGTCCCTGTGTGCACTGGTGGGTCTGATGCGTTAGAGGGTGCACAGCAAGTCtgcaaatgatttattttaataaattagtcTAATTCAAACGACTAGATTTCCACATATAACCTTATCACTGTTACTCATTGCATTCTAATGTGCTTTCTGGAGAAGGAACAGGAAAGCAAGAGGTACAGGGAGATCTGGTGAGAGAACTGCAGCCCCCGGGATGCAACAATCCTAGTACACCAGACACCTGTGGCAGCTGGGGTGCAGGTGAGGGGCCCAGGGGCTGGAGCTGCTCCTCAGCTCCTTGCATTCATGTCATGGCCCACATATTAGGGGGTTTTCTGACACTTCTAAGCCCTTAGAGAAGTAAGATGCTTCTGCACTGTTCTCTACACCCTTGGGGTTGTCTCCCCAGGAGGAAGTGAGACTTCCCTGACTGGTGAGATAGGGAAGGCTGTCCTCTGGGTACAGTTTCCCCATGGTGTGGTTAGATCATGCCAGGTCACTGAGATGAGCTTGCCCACTggggctgccctccccacccttcaTGACATCCTGAGCTGACAGGCAACCTGGCGTGGTGGGGAGGGTTTGGTCAGGCGGCAGTGTGAGGAGTCCCACTTTGACTTCCCCTCCAGTCCAGCCTTGCCATTGATAAAGctgcctttcttctcctttcctgacTTTGGCGACTAGCTGACCATTGATTCAGAATCTGGATGTGATTAATTAGCTCCCTAAACCCTGACAGGATTAGTGTGGTGTTTACCCCACACGTACATTATTTGGTTATTTCCCCCGCACATTACGAAGCTTGTCAAATATTTGAACTGGCCTCTAGGTCAGGCTGTGCAGGTGACCTTTCTTCAGTAGAAGGGAGGCTGAAACCCTGACCAAGAAAAGTAAACTAAATTCCAGGATGTTTTCAGTTCTTCCCCGCATGAAATCAGAATAAATCTAGTTAATTTGAGGACCATGTAGATCTTCACAGTGACATAGCTAAACTGCCAATCACCTGATCAATTCGCTGTCTTTATTCTTGTcgtttgctttgtatttttttctctgtgaatcATAAGTCTGGTAACCAAGGGGCTCTGGGATTATAAATAATCATGATTCAGAGGTTCTCTACTCTCTATGATATACcacttccttgctttctttttcctttttctatgccAGGCTAGGAAGACTGCCTAAGAAGACACTTTTCTCAAGAACTTCATAAATGATCGAGCCAACTATGATAGATCATTCTGGATCAATTATTAACAGCTGAAAAGAATTGCATAGGATATGCACTCCATGTTTATGTTTCTATCAGGAGCTCTTAAATACCGAATTCTATGTTTCTCATAATATGATTGCTACACGTGCAAGAAAGAAGCTTGCCTGGTCTCTATGTAACGTGGGAAGTACGAGATGAAGCCTGGTTAAACAAGCTTCTTCACTGCAGAACTTCTCAGTGCCTTTGAGACACCGTCATGCAATGTGAGTCAACCAGAAGACATGTCATGGTATTGCCCACACTTGCCATTCCCCAGAAACCTTCCTCCGCCCCTTTACTTGGTAGAGCATTTAATGGGGCTAATGTCCCCCAGAACACAGAGTGGAAAGCACAGCCCCAGTGAAAGAGAGATTTGGTAAGGACATCTCAGGTGCCCTTTAGAGGACAGTTCTCAAAACA
The genomic region above belongs to Manis javanica isolate MJ-LG chromosome 7, MJ_LKY, whole genome shotgun sequence and contains:
- the TACC2 gene encoding transforming acidic coiled-coil-containing protein 2 isoform X13, whose translation is MGNENSTSDNQQQDSGLHNVILWPPHAGPPQRTSSAQSPESVQPPGNSQNIRRKPEEKSGSSGHGDVPRCGRGGSCSASERAASQDPCTVCPEVTEPRKCPQEARGPESSPLPSPPSPWEQECHSATMPFAEGSPEGCLESPAEAPEGWPLVQHSRREPSPKAPGVALAAFVPEEDSSAWGSVATIVPSAGREGGMKEEVDKAASSSHLEQQPGRPPAPLKEQPCAEVSQPGGFGSPGKEAAGGFPPTESGQGVVPKAPAAAHPGKESSAGLEESPTKTETPILQDPAPRASDREKCQVEVMPEDLADDSVFLKPCGSTRKNSGASQEEDINAASQEICQQQMGAHLPCTELPWGSLRPALAPGAGGSRKETLDASDAQHSSQTRGWGAQPGNAVCAPPGDQPEGVLLMSAEQSPHVPAEEVRPAPNLSPQPATWASAAAANPSWLAREMVHGAEIPVLRVPAEELAGAELGGQEKCASDLGRAGVHPEGIPREVPPPLPQEERGELSIKEQGHEVQQGVLPPPLPSTSDESALGPEREAKAPQSPAVVNEESGLPEASPRGQEEAPELPSANPENPQGEQPQALGCRPDPEVEKDEISKLNGTVESQVLPSTDSAQPLREEGPQPTGRLGSVSEGAARSSVAHASDSLPKLHENGRILIPGPDGAGEHVLPEGAGWEGPRLQTKCPHTLQDLGGLGIMDSLPALESEKSDFLSTPAAEVVPKAQEVERRSEIKAMSHPSARTPDNCEEAGLPASPDRSCGLGHDAAGQEARADGPQPPEGEDLAMDSGLTSLSLEHSQQGIPSFPGDSCIRVAAPERPSVPSENHLQPSQSDPDASIFDMLREKTRVCKNGEETYPGDPGLKKLGTDSSQIHVPVTPQEDACLPTCGEKEQASRSELQREHPKDSLSDATRSAARDSVLESPATEQSELSAPVSPELPALGENGQEGARSDRRPSGVGPPAADTSEESSLAGNLNRKENCCAGQGPSKSRQELVGTLEVSSQHEEACLGDGGASEAADTRRLLEGLSKTEKTSANTVGTPPRQPEPVALLDAAHCPPVPAPASPSVTTTQDAPERESGAETQGGRQRPVLAPRKEMEQPATSDAEARELLGSFPSAQEQGRAAETSGNAGRGDLGMQSAPEDAGEAALNAGFLNTGQCPSPGEETSTSAPGEPCQAEQPSASCQDALPPAGELGGIHRSMAEIPEAQAVSSAERLLLSGPPEDAAPDPPYLHVEVAPREGAEDSGEKALSSQGPRAPGESTSPTEAPLLALENATSMKLSLGLPASLPQPAATGREITGAQASGGSSKAGTLEGPVDSMPYLDRMPLLTKGEHMLVEEKAAGAKPYEIPAPPACEEGMAGETAKGTKSIGERMVEPPEDLSRGTSGGLHARSKQTSTVSGFPDFREHITKIFEKAGLRALTADGPQGAPGEKARAGSSERDKDLIVPSPEKLLDGTQGVAIAPLPTPSPGLWVDSKEKKQELAGEAEISCVGPQAPAPEKLPGQVGPVTKQSLRSASVGKEMTGVAQMVQEREKPEGAGGAGPGLGSQAHSQQGRGCQGFASGLSSQVPPQSPREGASLQGDRVPPGKQQQETSTLSCQPGEDGAWGFAQAEALGGVSVCTSALGTSSPLGDVPIVAEAFSEPWTPDTLGGEKRHGGAARISDTPDARGGQSAPEPQAGAVAGAPLQPSPAAGAAGEAEGDVTLSTAETRAHVSGDLPETGTTRMLSGMAWPSVLPGSSGVPGCSEGAPRMEDEAARHGDSSAGLQQAEEQREPELPGPAGNRKVAVSSPPEPDESRDLELHSLAPEAPHGERYFQGKSPGPGPCTLPSVPEKDAPNVTGDVISDEARAVGDAESSSIADGVIQPAVLGDLENPPLAASSHHGDVISQVSTDLTARSISPAAAHVDLVLPASEHASLPFAPDGDGVEASAPSFQSLTEDVSRSSDSEEAFETPESTTPVKAPPAPPPPPPEVIPEPEISTQPPLEEPGCASESVCVPDGPRSSSVEGSPFHPPPHSSSAVFDEDKPIASSGTYNLDFDNIELVDDFQASEPRSSDSKSQDCKVNARRKSTDSVPTSKSTLSRSLSLQAGDFDGASCTGGTEAGVPAPDAYSSGSGSAASTLKRTKKPRPPSLKKKQTTKKPSETPPVKETQPEPAGESPVPSEENQVAETKTESTKTEGSGPALSEEAPLEPTAVPKAACAPDSESAEAAVPPASGGGRVQNSPPSGRKALPLATAPEAVEVTPLESGGQEDSPAKGLSVRLEFDYSEDKGSWDTQQENPPPTKKIGKKPVAKMPLRRPKMKKTPEKLDNSPASPTRSPAEPNDIPIAKGTYTFDIDKWDDPNFNPFSSTSKMQESPKLPQQSYTFGPDTCDESIDPFKTSSKTPSSPSKSPASFEIPASAIEANGVDGDGLNKPAKKKKTPLKTDTFRVKKSPKRSPLSDPPSQDPTPAVTPETPPVISTVVHATDEEKLAVTSQKWTCMTVDLEADKQDYPQPSDLSTFVNETKFNSPTEDLGYRNSYEIEYMEKIGSSLPQDDDTPKKQALYLMFDTSQESPGQSPPVRMSESPTPCSGSSFEETEALVNTGAKIQHPVSRGLAPNQEPHLQVPEKSSQKELEAMALGTASDAIEITAPEGSFASADTLLSRLAHPASLCGALDYLEPDLAEKNPPVFAQKLQEELEFAIMRIEALKLARQIALASRIRQDTKREAAHPTDVSISKTALYSRIGTAEVETPTGLLFQQPNLDATLQMARAEIITKEREVSEWKDKYEESRREVMEMRKIVAEYEKTIAQMIEDEQREKSVSHQTVQQLVLEKEQALADLNSVEKSLADLFRRYEKMKEVLEGFRKNEEVLKKCAQEYLSRVKKEEQRYQALKVHAEEKLDRANAEIAQVRGKAQQEQAAYQASLRKEQLRVDALERTLEQKNKEIEELTKICDELIAKMGKS